In Oryza sativa Japonica Group chromosome 1, ASM3414082v1, the genomic stretch GTGAGAGGATTGtttcggcggcgaggtcgggggCATGGGGAACAGCATATACAGGTTCCTGTGCGGCCtctgctcgccgtcgccggagtaCCAGCCGCACGGCGCGCACCCCGCCGTCGCGGCGCTCGGCCGGGACATCCAGCAGTTCGAGGCCACCTCGCAGGTGAGGGCGTGAGGCTGAAGCTGATGAAATTCGATTTTGCGATGCGTCGGCGTCGTAAGgtgatgggatttttttttcttggggggtttaatttggtttgttttgaatttttaaGGTTCCGGATGGGCTGAGCCGGCATGTAGTCTCCTCCAAGAAAGCGCAGGCTAATTGGTGCGTAATTCAATTCCTCCTACTTATGTTTTCTTCCTCCTTGTTTCGAGCTGGAAATGGATCAGAGCCGATGAGCTTTGTCGTAATCGCGAGGGATTGGGcgtgtgaaaattttgaaagcGACGTGTTCAAGAGGAAAataactcttcttttttttttgaaaaaacaaagttcatttctttcttttggAAAAGAgaatttcctttctttttcaagCAAGAAGAAACAAAATATATCATTCGCTGATTTTGGTGACGGAATTGTGGTTCAGTACGTCGAGGGGTATCGAGAGATAACTTTACTAAACTGAACCGCAATAATTGAGTGAAGCTTAATCAGGCAGTGGAGAATTCGGTAAATTAAATCAGTCATAAATGCTTGCAGTAATTGTCATTAGCCAGTAGGCACGGTAGGATTTCCTCAAACCGCTGCCATGATACTAGCAGGGTTTACTAAATCGTTTGGGATCAGGATTATCGTCACCTCATGGTTTAGCGGTAACCGTGTGTTTACCGTGTTTACCGTGGttttaaaaactgaaaagattATTAGACGCGATAAATCGCGTGATAATCGCATGATTTTGTAAGCCCTGGACACTAGTAGTCTAGTACTACTGTGATAAAATTTCCTGGTGCTGTAGGTACAAGAAGCTGATAGTGACATGGAAGAAAGCCAGGCCGACGCCGAGGACGCCGGAGGAAGCCGCGCGGCTCGTCGTCACCACGCTGAAGAATCATCAGAAAGCAGACGTCGAGGTATATCTCAAAGATTCAAACTTCCAATGTCATCATACTCATATTCTAGGCGCTTGAATTCTGAAAGTCTGAACAATCGATGCATGCCTGTTTATGCTTGTCCAGGGATTCTTGGTTTTCTATGGCCTTCCAATTCCAAATGCAGCAGCAAGTACCCCTGCGCCTCACACTGCACACGTCCCAAAACCTCAAGGTTGCAAGTTTGAGCTGCACACTCTCCCGGTGAGACTGATTATTACTTTCTAATCTCTGAattttcctcgcaaaaaaaacaaatatcatCTGAATTTTTCATGCCAAGAAAGGCTCTTGGACTGACAAGTGCACCTGCTAGTTTCTTAGGTCGATGCAAAGGCCGTGGCCGACGGCGACACGATCACCGTGTACATTGACACGGCCGATCCTCGGGAGTCCGGCAATGTTCCCCGTGAAATTCAgaaagcggcggcggaacggacaAGGGCGCGCGCGGCCAGGGATTATCAGAAGGCCGACGGGTTGCAGAAGATGATAGCTGATGCAGGATATAGGTCATCAGCTTGCACTTCACATCGATCAATCAGTTTTTTGTTAAATTTTCAGAGATGGTTAATGGTTCAGGCTGTGTGACAATTCTGAAGTTTTCAATGCAGGCAAGTTCCTAATGCGAGAGGCGAGGAAGTGCTCGCAAAGAAGTACAGGATCAGGCTAAGGTCTGTGTGCTACTATCTCTTGATCACTCGATCAATGAGCAAATGATTCTGccgtttttcttcttctcaagTTTGAGGTGGTCgtatgaaatgaaatgaaaatgCAGGGGGATTGATGCGCCGGAGAGCGCCATGCCGTACGGCAAGGAGGCAAAAGAGGCGCTTCTGAAAATGGTGCAGGGAAAGAGCCTGAAGGTCTATGTGTATGATGAGGACCGGTATGGTAGATGCGTCGGAGATATCTACTGCGATGGGGTGTTTGTGCAGGTAATCATGCAGTGAAATCAATTTCATCGTTAGAACACTTTTGTTCTTGTTGAATTGCAATGGCACATTGTGCACCAATGGGAGAAGCTTAGAAAGTACTACTGCGATAGTTTGCGCCATGTGCCATTTCGCTTGCAGTTGTTATACTGCAGTTTTGTTTAATGGAGTGTTACTTAGGATCATGAAAGTTCAGGTGTTTAACTGGAATATGAAGGAAAGTTAATTCGttcttttaaaacttttgcttCCGCGTTCTGCAAGGAACTGTGAAAATATTTCATCACATGACACGTACTGAAAAAGTTTATCTTTTCCTGAAGCCTATCTTTCTTCCATACTTACACAAGGTACATAATTTGCCTCTTGCTTTCTGAACAGGAGCAAATGTTGAAGAAAGGATGTGCATGGCACTATACTGCCTATGACCAACGACCAGAGCTGGCCAAGGTACATTGAAACCATACAGCTACACAGATCACTTGAGTGAAAAGCACCATGAACATTCAGGTTGTTCTGTATCATATTTCTAAATGAGAGCCTTTGATTTTTCAATCTATCAGTGGGAGAAACAGGCGCAATCTGGCAGGAAGGGCTTGTGGGCGGCGTCAAGGCCACAGAAGCCATGGGAATGGAGGAGGGACAAGCGCAATGGTACAGCATGAACATGAACCATGAACAACAGATGATTGATTTATAATATTAGCTCTTTCAGACTTGTAGCCCGGAGCAATATATGCTTTACACCACAGTAGAAGTGTAGATCGTGTAGTGTGTACACTAGTACATCGGCAGAGGGGTTGtcaaggaagaagagggcgttGATTGGTGTGTGTACTATAATTGATTAAGTGCATATCGTGATTTGTGTGTTGTATTGTATTTGAGAATTGCATTGTTGTAAAACTGAAACTGGTAGAGGATGTCCAAGTGAATTCAATGTTGTTCAGGAACTTCATAAAGCTGAATATAAGTAATCATCTATCCCCCTTCTCTGAAAGAGCACAAATCTTAAAGCAGCATattgtaccttttttttttgccgggagCAGTGGCGGATACAGAAAATcgattcgttggtgtcataacgtgtctatcggtgccatagtatgctaattatgcTTAAATCATGgtgttataatatatggataaaCAGTTTTGCTATAGGTTTTGCTGAAAACCGTCGGTGTCTGACACCGACACTTATACTGTAGATCCACCCCTAGCCAGAGAATACTAGCTCCATCCACACATACAAATATTTTGACCATTTCATTTCTctataaatataagggattttggggtCTCGAGAATAAAGAAACTATAACAGACATTTCATCGGTTATCATTAATTCTCGTTCGATGTGCTAGAAGTACAACAGATAATATCTCAGCTTTTTTATTACAACCTTAATTTTTGCTAAATAATCAATTACTAccttcatattttaatgtatgacaccgttgactttttgtccaacgtttgactattcgtcttattcaaaaaaatatgtaattatcatttattttattgtgacttgattcgtcatcaaatgttctttaaatatgacataaatatttttcatatttgcataaaaaatttgaataaaacgaatggtcaaacgctgatcgaaaagtcaacggcgtcatacattaaaatacggagggagtatatctgtTAACGAAGGGAACAAACATCCAATGACTTTGTCATAAACAGACCTGAATTGGAGACAGCTCAGACAGGGAGATAGAAGCCCAAGCCTATGAACGGAGGTGCTGAGTTCATTAGACCTAAGGCCCAACAAAATCTCCAAAAAGTAGGCCCAAGAAAGGATACAGCCCATGAGCCCATGATACACATTCGAAAGAAGCCCACCAGTAACGCTCCCAGGCCGACCCAGCTCGGTTCGCACGCCACGGACGCGCGAcccccgccgcgccggcgccgcctcggcctcgcgACGGCTTCCGCTcgcctgcgccggcggcgagcgggaagAGCTTGCCGCCTGGGCGCCGGGTGGCTGgctggcctcctcctcctccagggcCAGATCTGCGGACCGGAACGGCGTGGTGCACCACGGGCTCGGGTGCTTGGTGGTGGCATGTACGCCGCTCACAGGCATCGCCACGAGAGGGGTGCCCatgcccacggcggcggcggcggaggaggaggaggaggaggagctaaGGAGCGGCGCGGTACGTCGCCGGTGCTGTTCTGCTTTGTAGCCGCTGCTGTCCTCGTCGGAAATGCCTGCCACGGGCTGTTCCCGCAGGTATTGAGAAATGAGCGCTGAGTTCCTGACGCGTTTAAATCCACTGATTAGCTGAGTTCCCTTCCAAATTAGCACTGAAATTACAGATCTACATATATCTGAAGAAATCTgtcgatttttctttttgttgaccTGTTTATACTGTCTAAGATTGATAGTGGAACCGTTGTAGATTCAGCTGGTGAAGAAACTCCAATGTCTTGGTGTCCTAAATTCGATTTCTTGGTCGTTTTACTTTGCTGTTGCAGAAGAAGGTATCAAGCCATGGATTTAATTGGATAATGTCGTTGACGCCCAAACCTCAAGGTGTTAAGTATGAGCTGCACACGCTCCCCGTGAGGCCTCACTCTCTTTGCAATTGGCATATCCTTTAGCAATGCTGTGGTAGTTGAATGTCTGAAAAATGTGTGCTAGTTTCTTCAGGTGGATTCTAAGGCTGTAACTGACGGCGACACGATTACTGTTCACGTTGTCACAGCTGATCACCCGGGGTCTTTGAATGTGCCCCAGGAAGTTCAGAGAACAGCGGCTGACCGTGCCGAAGCACTGATGACCAAGAATTATCAGAGGGCTGATGAATTGCAGAAGATCATACTTGATGCAGGGTTTAGGTTGTTTTGCTTAGAATTCAGCACAATATTCAGTTTTCTTCACATGGTTTCTGCCTGTGACACTTCTGAAACTTTTCAGTGCAGGCAAGTTACTGACTCAAGAGGTGGACAGGTTCTCATGAAGAAATACCGGATTAGGCTAAGGTTTATCTGGCTTCTGGATTCTTGTTCGAGTGAGGTACTTCTTTCCAACTGGGCTGATATAATGTAATGAAATGTATGAAATGCAGAGGCATCGATGCACCAGAGACCTCAATGCCTTATGGCAGAGAAGCAAAGGAGGAGCTAACAATGCTGGTGCAGGGAAAGAGACTGAAGATTTCTGTGTATGGCAATGACCGGTACAGTCGATTAGTTGGAGATGTCGATTGCAATGGGGTATTCGTGCAGGTAAGAAATCACATTGCGGTCTGCTTGGGCCCTGGAGTTCTGTCCGAAAGGTCTAGCATACTGAAATGTTTGGGCCCTCTAGTCTTGTGATCACAAGTTTACAACTGTTTCATTGAGGTTCTTCCATGTACAACGAAATGTATGTATTCAGGATCATGAAATGCTTAGAGTTTTTGATAAGAGCATAAGTCAGAGCTACAGACACAAGCTTTGATCTAAATCCTGCAAGAAAATTTCTGAATTTCCTGTGCTGAAGAAGACACATGCTTTCTAGCACTGATTTTAGAGAGTTATTAGTGACATTTTGAATACGAAATATATTAAGcttattctttatttttcaaAAGGAACACATGCTGAAGAAAGGGCTTGCATGGCACTACATTGCCTATGATCAACGACCGGAGCTTGCCAGGGTAAGCAATGCATTGTCCAGTACTAAGTATGGAACACCTGACAGCTCAAGTTTACTTGACTGAAGACCATGCTCTGAACATTTTTTTCAAGCATAAACACGAGTTACTGACAGACATAAATTTTCAGTGGGAGAATCAGGCAAAAGCGAGTCAAATTGGTTTATGGTCTTTGCCGAACCCTGACAAACCATGGGAATGGAGGAAGGAGAAGCGCATCAGGAATTCAAGACAGGGTAAAATCAGCCGTGGATTTCAGTtgatttaggccctgtttggcacagctccagctccagctccacccctcctggagctggagctcagccaaacagtttcagctccaccaaaactgggagtggagttgggtggagctctctcacaaaatgtactagagttgtggagctgggtttaggcagctccacaactccactccaaactcaactcctggagttatatttaggagttggagttataccaaacaggcccttactcTGCAATCTTCTAGCCCAGAGGCCAGAGCAATGGTTCTGTAGAATCTGTAGCTTGTGCCGTGTATACCTGAAAATTTTACTAGCTGTTGTAAGGCAAATTAGCAGTGTTGATTGAGTGTAACTTGTAAGTTGTAAGCTCCGACTTGGGATGAGGATTTGTTGCATTCGACTGTTGTAATTCCTGTAACATGGGACTTGACTGGTCGTTATAAACCTGTAATGGATATCGTGTTGATTAAACCAAAGGCATATGATTAAGTGAGGAAGTGTCAAACATGAGCCAAGCAATGTAGTTGCACATGAAACTGTTGAAGAACCAGAGATTTTAGGgcttttcatcgtagtttattttccaATATTGGCTCTTATATCATGaataatacaaatataaaagttttactcataaattatttttattgctTCGTTTATTTTTCTATGACTTATCGGTTGTAGCTCAACCAATCAGATGCCGTTGTGATGTCGGTTTACGGAAAATTTTCACATGTCCCATCTTTCATCGAGATAAAAGAACACCATGAGAACCGTGCCTAGCTCGGTTGGTATGGGTTGATTGCTTTCGCCCAGCAGACCTAGGTTTGACCTCTCGACCTGCTCATATTCCACCTGGATTAAAGAAGGATTGGAAAAATATGTGGCTTCTCGTATCTTAATACCATCGGATGGCTAGctctttctagccatcccaactttttttttatataaaagaacACCACATAATCAAATGCCTCAAATTCACCATCATCCAAGGTGCCCTTCAAATTTACTAGACTGAATTGCACTACTTTGAACCGCATTTTATTACCAAACTTTCAGTTTGGACTACTCCTATATAATCTTTTCACTTTGAATTAGGTATTTTTACCTTTTGcatcactttggaccacccaaCACACTTATTCATCTACATCCAACATGCCTATATCAAAAGTATGGTCTACATAAAGCTTCAAAACTTTATCAATATGCAAGAAACCGACATAATCTAGATCATTGATGTATTTGAAAAAAGAGTCAAGTGACTTATCTCGATCGTGTGTTCACTCGGTAGACATGACACCGTGCATTGTCGCCACATGGATGGACtgccctctcccctctccatgGCAATTCGCTTCAGGATTGGTGGCCATCTTCTAGGGCTTGCTTACCCGAGCATCTTCGCTTAGGCTTCGACTCCTTGGTCCTCCTAGTCTCTTGGCAACTGTGGAAGGAGTGGAACTCCAGGGTTTTTGACTCGGCACTATCCTCGGTCTCTGTGCTTATTGAGCCCATTCACTCGGAAGGCCGTCTGTGGTCTTCTGCGGGCATTGCTGCTTTGGGGATTTGCTAGGAGTGTAGTGTGCTCCGCCCCCTCCCTCTTGTATGTTGGAGTAGTCTTTTTGCACTACTagttctttttcccttttctttttccctcctcTCTAGCATAGGCCTGCCTGCTCGATTGCGTTGTGTAACAAATCtccttttcttctaatatattgacgtgtaatTCTTTTACGCGTTCGAAAAAAAAGTAAGGTGGCCTAAAGTACAACAATGGTAAATTAtctagtttataaaataaaaacattagttGGAATGGTGGTTCAAACTTCACAGTGAAACTTTGGCATTGTAATAAAAATTGGCCAAACTGTAATTTACTCAATTTATTACTTCTACAAACGGACGGCTACGATGCATCGCGTTAGAATTCACGGAGAAATCCCAGCCTGCAGCTGCAGGTGGTTAGGTTACCCGTTcagccgtcctcctcctcctccgccgccgccgtcgccggcggcgggtctGCGTTTACTCCTCCAAACCCGTCTCGCGTTTCATTCGCAGGTACGCGCGCTCACGTCGATCCTTTGCTGTACATTTTGGGTGGTTGGGGTGCATTGATGTGGGCATGGATGTTGTTTCATCACCATACTTGATAATGCTATGTAGAAATACAGACTTCTTTTTTTCGTGTCTCCCCGTATTAAATTTGCGCAATTAATTTGCAGTGATgcgttttttttctctatatcaGCAGTTAGGAGATCATGGGATTCACTAGACATTTGGGCGGATGTGTTGTTCTTGTTAGGTTCGTTCAAGGATTGAAAGCTTCTGAAATGAACGCCATTGGTTGGGACTTCGAGTGTTTTGATGTTCTGAAAGCCTGAAACCATGAAGAATCGAGCAGTAGAGATGTCGAGTGGCGTGTACACGTATAAACATCACTGCGAGGGAGGATTCGATATCCATGAAATCTACATCAAGAGGAGCAAATTCAGGGTGCTGTTCTCTTATGTCGGCGAAATTTTCCTCTTTGCGAATGTACTGCATGCCTTGCTGTTAAAGGTCGTTGTTCTCTCGGATGATAATCCCAAGTGGTAGCTGAGTCTTCACTATTTCAGTGACCTACTGCATTCTCCCAAAAAATTTATTTGCTGATTGCTGAATGCCAACATTTTTCATGATGTGAATAGATATGTGAGGTTCTTCAAAAACAAGCTTATCATACATGCCTTGTCAGTGATACTCACATGatgttgattttgtttgggtaCTTAAGATTCAGAAAGAGAAGAAAGGTGTCACCATACGCTTGTGACTTTAATGAGTTTCTGACTTTCTGTGCTCAAATGTTTCAGGAGAGTCTATGCATCAATTCTTTTTGGAGTATTTCATTTGCTTTTGCCGTTGCAAAATGCTTAAAATATAAGCCTGTGAAGAAAGGTAGGTGGGCAGTGTCTGTATTATCTATTTTGTGCATTTTGCACTGATtgtttagttatttttttacctGAAGGAAGGATAAAGATGTATACCCTTGTTACTCAGGATCCTGATTAGGAATGCTTATATGGAAGTGCAATTGTGTGCTCCTCATTGATACCATTTTAATCCTGTGCAGAGTCATTGTTGATCATGCCAACCTTTGGTGTTCAGCTAGAACAACACTTTTGGAGGTATGAAGATCCAATTTGGATTTTTACAGGGGTGCAATAAGTTCCACTCTTActtattcaaattttagtgACACCCCAAGGGGACTTTGGCAATTGCAAATAGATAGGGGTATCATGGTAGTGGAAGTGAAGTcttcaaaatttaaataacTACAAatacttctctcttttttgagAGAAAATGTACTGAACATGCAAAGTTTTTCAGGAATACAGGCATTGCAGAGACACTTCCCATGTTTCTTAGATTTTATATATGCTGCAGCACgtagatttattttcttttatcttctcttcaTCAAAGCTACCTTTTATAGTGGAAGAGTTCATCGTCAATTTGTGCCCGTTGGCAAGCTCCTAAAGCCAGTGTTGAATGAGCATGTGACCCCTATTACATGTTACTGGAGCTTAGTGTTGCTTCTACACAGCGAAGACAAACTCGTGCGTGTTTTTAAGGTAAATTTTTCCTGCTTTCAGTTGGTTTCAAGTGCACTACGAGGAATCCGTTGACTGACGGAGTCCCTTAATTTGCAGAAGGTGTATCCACCAGTCAAAATGATGGTTCCGATATGGAAAGCTTTGGATGCATTCACAAATTATGGTGGCATGGGCAATTCTGTAGCTCTTCAACCAAACCCTCTGCTTATAAATGTTGAACAAGGATGTACAGCGACATGAAGCCGTGATTCACTGAAGACTTTGGCTGACAGAAGAATGTAAACTAAATTTGCTATGGACAAACGAAAATAAACTATAAAATGAGAAAATGTTAGTGATGGAGAGCTGTAATTTTTCACTGGAGGAAGTATTTTATTTCTTCTCTGTTTTTTAGCTGCAGAAATTTACCAGCCCATTTACCACCTTGGCCATGTGTATTTCTGACCCTCTGAAGATTCGCAGTAGAATGTCCTGTACCGGTTTCCAGTTCTTGCATAGGAGTTCATCTTCTGCACATTGTAAACTCATTGCAGTGTACTTTTGCTGGTACTACTAAAAAGCTTACCACTTGGATGAAACCAGATCTGTTCTTCTGATT encodes the following:
- the LOC4327139 gene encoding probable staphylococcal-like nuclease CAN1; this translates as MGNSIYRFLCGLCSPSPEYQPHGAHPAVAALGRDIQQFEATSQVPDGLSRHVVSSKKAQANWYKKLIVTWKKARPTPRTPEEAARLVVTTLKNHQKADVEGFLVFYGLPIPNAAASTPAPHTAHVPKPQGCKFELHTLPVDAKAVADGDTITVYIDTADPRESGNVPREIQKAAAERTRARAARDYQKADGLQKMIADAGYRQVPNARGEEVLAKKYRIRLRGIDAPESAMPYGKEAKEALLKMVQGKSLKVYVYDEDRYGRCVGDIYCDGVFVQEQMLKKGCAWHYTAYDQRPELAKWEKQAQSGRKGLWAASRPQKPWEWRRDKRNGTA
- the LOC107276328 gene encoding probable staphylococcal-like nuclease CAN1 isoform X2 → MYAAHRHRHERGAHAHGGGGGGGGGGGAKERRGTSPVLFCFVAAAVLVGNACHGLFPQKKVSSHGFNWIMSLTPKPQGVKYELHTLPVDSKAVTDGDTITVHVVTADHPGSLNVPQEVQRTAADRAEALMTKNYQRADELQKIILDAGFRQVTDSRGGQVLMKKYRIRLRGIDAPETSMPYGREAKEELTMLVQGKRLKISVYGNDRYSRLVGDVDCNGVFVQEHMLKKGLAWHYIAYDQRPELARWENQAKASQIGLWSLPNPDKPWEWRKEKRIRNSRQGKISRGFQLI
- the LOC107276328 gene encoding probable staphylococcal-like nuclease CAN1 isoform X1 — protein: MYAAHRHRHERGAHAHGGGGGGGGGGGAKERRGTSPVLFCFVAAAVLVGNACHGLFPQKKVSSHGFNWIMSLTPKPQGVKYELHTLPFLQVDSKAVTDGDTITVHVVTADHPGSLNVPQEVQRTAADRAEALMTKNYQRADELQKIILDAGFRQVTDSRGGQVLMKKYRIRLRGIDAPETSMPYGREAKEELTMLVQGKRLKISVYGNDRYSRLVGDVDCNGVFVQEHMLKKGLAWHYIAYDQRPELARWENQAKASQIGLWSLPNPDKPWEWRKEKRIRNSRQGKISRGFQLI
- the LOC9267411 gene encoding uncharacterized protein isoform X1, translating into MKNRAVEMSSGVYTYKHHCEGGFDIHEIYIKRSKFRVLFSYVGEIFLFANVLHALLLKESLCINSFWSISFAFAVAKCLKYKPVKKESLLIMPTFGVQLEQHFWSGRVHRQFVPVGKLLKPVLNEHVTPITCYWSLVLLLHSEDKLVRVFKKVYPPVKMMVPIWKALDAFTNYGGMGNSVALQPNPLLINVEQGCTAT
- the LOC9267411 gene encoding uncharacterized protein isoform X2, with amino-acid sequence MKNRAVEMSSGVYTYKHHCEGGFDIHEIYIKRSKFRESLCINSFWSISFAFAVAKCLKYKPVKKESLLIMPTFGVQLEQHFWSGRVHRQFVPVGKLLKPVLNEHVTPITCYWSLVLLLHSEDKLVRVFKKVYPPVKMMVPIWKALDAFTNYGGMGNSVALQPNPLLINVEQGCTAT